One Triticum dicoccoides isolate Atlit2015 ecotype Zavitan chromosome 3B, WEW_v2.0, whole genome shotgun sequence genomic window, CACCACATTCGCCTGCGGCGGCTTCGTCGTCGGCTTCCGCTTCAGCCACGCCGTCTCCGACGGCCCCGGTGCCGCGCAGTTCATGGCCGCCGTCGGTGAGTTCGCCCGCGGCCGCAGCAGCGTGGAAGGCCTGGCGGTGGAGCCGCAGTGGGGCCGCGAGGCGATCCCGAACCCGGCCGGCGCCGTCGTCGGCAGCCTGCCCAGCCCCGCGGGTGCCAAGCGACTCGAGTACCTCGCCATGGACATCTCCGCGGACTACATCAACCACTTCAAGTCGCAGTACAACACGGAGCACGCCGGCTCGTGGTGCTCGGCGTTCGAGGTGCTGGTGGCCAAGGCGTGGCAGAGCCGCACCCGCGCGGCGGggttcgagccggactccaccGTCCACCTCTGCTTCGCCATGAACGCGCGACCCCTCCTGCACGCCTCGCTCCCGCGCGCCGGCGCCGGGTTCTACGGCAACTGCTACTACATCATGCGCGTCTCGGCGCTCGCGGGCAAGGTGTTTGGTTCCTCGATCCCGGAAGTGGTGAAGATCATCAAGGACGGGAAGAGGCGGATGCCGTCGGAGTTCGCGCGGTGGGCGACCGGGGAGGCCGGGGCCGACGGCGGTGAGGACCCGTACCAGATCACGTCAGACTACCGGACGCTGCTGGTGTCGGACTGGACGCGGCTCGGGTTCGCCGAGGTGGACTACGGCTGGGGGCCGCCGGCGCACGTCGTGCCCTTGACGAACCTGGACTACATCGCGACGTGCATCCTGGTGAAGCCGTGGGCGCACAAGCCAGGGGCGCGGCTCATCACCCAGTGCGTGACGCCCGACCGTGTCGCCGCCTTCCATGAAGGAATGCTCGACATGAACTGACCGGAGCTGACTGGAGCAGAAGAAGAAGTGAAGCCGAAGGCAAAAGGATGCGTGATTAGAGATAGATATGGTTGTTGCATTGGATTTGGATTGGTTGATGGGTGGATTGATTCGTGGTGTGTAGCGTAACTGAAAATAAGCAACCGATCCTGAATTTGGGGAGTTGATTGTACTATGGGTTTGGTGGAAAGCCACCAACTGAACTTGTTTTTTCGTGGAGTATAATAAACTACTCCTATTGGATACAGAGCTCTTGTTCTCCCGTCACTCACTGGCTGAAAGGAGCTTGGCATCCGCCGTAGTAGCGTGcattgcagatcaggagagtactcCCTGCGTTTGGAATTAGTTAACGCTCAAACGGGTATTTAATTACGTTCCGCTACAGTTTAGCAGGCCCACTTGGATCATCTTCTGATCATATCTGTTGTTTACCTGCTAGTTGCAGCATGCATCTCGTTGCAACTTGCAACACAACCTGTTCTGCATCCGGCTTAATGGAGCTGAGCTGAGACCGTCAGAACTTCGGATGCAGTTGACTAGATCGTAATTGAATCTCTTGCTCCTGAGTGGACAGTGTATTACACTGACACCCATCTTGCTGTCTTCCTAGTGGACCAGTACAGCATTAAACAGTCGCTTATCGCAGCAATTTTAGCATTCAGCTCACCTGACATGCAGCAGGCTGTCACACGCACTGCAGTCTAACCAAAACATGTCTGCTGGATCTGCATGCCAACCAAAACGCTCCTCACGCCCCCACTTAGAAAACTCGGAATGCCAACCACGGATGCTCCAGGCAATAAATACATGGCCGCTTAAAAGAAGACCAGATCATAAGCTAACCACATGGGTGAGCTGATCGCCAAATCCCATTTGATTAAGCTCACTCGTCTACTACCATTACGGTAGCACAGCGCGTCCGATGATCTGGACAAATGATATGATCTACTCCACAATATATAAAGATCCCACGCATCTAATCTGATGGACCATTTGTGCGTGGTGTGCTAGAGGGGCATAGTTTAATGATGACGATGGACGCGCAGCCTCTCGCTGGTTGGTTGATCCTTTTGTCTGATGCTGTGCGCTGTGGTTGGTTAATAGCACTTCTGTCTGACACTGTGCAGGGTGGCTGGTTTGGTTAGTCGCTCTGGGTTCTGAATCCTGATCTCTATCCGTTGCCTTCTGATCCGCCATGAGGAACGGATCAAAAGGTTCCAGGAACCAACCCAACTCCAAGATCACTGAACGTAAGCAACCCCATCGGCTGCAGAATTATTTTTGAAATTTCATCGGGTAGGCCACATGACAGAGTTCTTGCGGCATTGTTTTTGAAATTTGCATGGGCGGAATTGTTTTTGAAATTTGCATCTGCTTGCCAACAAGGGCTCAGTGATCGTGTCAAGAAGAGCATAGGATGTGCTACAAGGTGGAGTGCGAAAAATGTGGCAAGATCACCTGGAAGGGGTGCAGAGCGTCCGTCTATGAAGgcatcaagaaacgaaagcacTGTACCTGCAAGGCGTGTCCGGGTGTTGGCACGAAGGCGGAATCGTGGAAGGGTTGGCTTCAACCACCGAAGGAAGTGATGTGCTTTTGCTTCTGCTTGCTGAAAATGGTCTCCATGCCCGACCTTGCAGGTGAAGCAAAAACTTGAATTCATGCACACTGATCGCTAGTTTTGCAACTACCGGACTGAAGGAGACTACTTTTGAATAAAAGCTTGCGAAATTGTTGATCTTGTTGGACCCCTAGGGCTCTCCCGACCGCGTCGTCCCCCGCGGGCGATCGGCCGCGCCCCAGTTCCTCCTCCGCCAACTCTCCCTCACTCCCCCCTACCCGCCGCCGTCACAGGCGTTCGCCGCCTGGCCTGGCCCGGGCGACGCTGGTGGCGGCGGCCCCCGGccattcccctctcggttgctcttCGGCGCGGGGCGGAGGGTGCCGGGGGTGCTCCCTAGGCGGTGGCGGTCTGGCGTGGCGGCGGGGCTTCCTGGCGCGGCGCGGGAGATCGGCTGGACGGCGGCGTCGCCGTTGGCGGCGCGGCCTGGCGGCACCCGCtcagcccagatctgggcccttcgggccccatctgggtctgggTGGGCcgacggcggggcggggcgggttgGCGGCATGGCTTCCAGGAGGCGGGGAAGCGGCGATGGGCATTGGGGGTTGGCAGTGCTGGCGCCGCCCTGCTGCAGCGCTGCTGATCTCAGTGAGGCGGCGTGGGTGGCGTTGCGACCAAGGTGGTGCATGCTGGTGGGCGGCGAGCTGGCTGGTTAGCTTCGATCCGATTGGGCGGTGGGGTCTGGAGTTGGGAGAAATCCTTGTCGGGTCTTCCGGCTACCATACGGTGACGCCTGCAGGTGCCACCATTCCTCCCTGGAGGGTGTCGGTGATCTTCATTCCCCTCTACCGTCCGcgtgccgggggaaaccctaggacacatccgggcagcagcgtcgtcggcgtcgcaTTCCTTCGTGGGGGTGCTGCTTGGTACGCGGAGGATCGGAGCCTAGGATTGTGGTGGGTAGATTTCAGAGGGCGCAGCGGTTGTGGGTCATCCGCGCTTTGTCGAGCTGCCGGTGTTGGCattgtttcttcttttttttcctggccttgttgtgttgcttgccCGAGCGTATGTTTTGTATCGGTGTtggtgctttggaatacaaagcgggggaaaaccctttttcggtaacggcgctgctatacacacgacaaTCCTGCGCACGACGCATGGACGATCCTACATGGCAGCGCTACAGCCAGCATCCACGCACGAGGCAGTTGAGGACCTTGTTCACCTAAAGTCCAAGCCCAAGCCCTACCCAAACTGCCATAGCCCAAACCCAAACTGAATGGCATAGTCCAAATAAATCTCGTCTCATCCCCTGTCTCTCGTGCGCGGCCGACGCGGTGGCCGGCGCAACATCCCATCCACAGACGGACCTGCACACTGGACTTCTAGCCCTCCGCCACCCCGACGAACGTCCCCTTTCTCTCGCTATTCTCGTCTTCCGTCGCCGTCGTTTGCTGCAACGATTCTGTGACCACGCCGTCGTGGTCTTGGTTGCGCCGCCGCGACCACGCCGTCGTCATTTTGGCTTCATCAAAGTTGTCTGATGGTGTGTACCTAATCTAGTGGCAAGAAATTGACTCGTGTAGATACAAGGACTGGCTGTTCTTATTCTGTACCTGGTGCTGTTCTGTACTCTGTTTGAAACAGATGAGCTGCTTTTGTATCCATAAGCACGTTAAGCTATCTACTTAGAAAGTGTATATATATGCAAAGAATGGCAATACAAAAATTATATCTTCCAGATTTGTTTCAGCTCTCTATTGTAGCTTCACCAAAACTAGTAATAGTTGAATATGAGATTTCAGAACACTTTCAGAATACAGAGCTGTTGTTGAACAAAGAGAATAGAGTTTGCAATAAACAGATGGCTCTCAAAATATGTTTGTCTAGAGTTTAGATTGTGACAAACAACATCCAGCCACAAAATATGCATCTCATACAGAAGGTACTTTCTTTCAATCATTTAACAAAAACTAAATCAGCATCATCACAGAGCTCCGGTCATTTTTTACCAGAATTATCCATATAACCTCACTACAATTTCAAGGCTAAAACTGCAGTTACATTCTGAAGTACTCCAGACTCCTTTCATCCATTCAGGTTAGCAGCGAGCAAGTCCATGGCATCTTTCTTTCCCGTAGAAGTTTAAAGAACCCAATTAGTCATTGACAAATACTTTATGACAAATAGTTGATGGTGTATATGTGTAACACCTGGAGAATATCAATGTAAGACATGATATGAGTTGGTGTAGCAGGTTCATTTGTTTGTAGCTCCTGAAAAAAGTAGCAGTGCTTGAGTGTCTTGTATATATAGTATTGTACAATTTGTACTGTAAGGCAACTGCTCAAACTAAGTACCTAGAACTCATTTGGAAAGAACAAAAAACTTCCAGCCTCATATCCTTCATTTTATACTTGTTTGTTAAGTATGTAGTGTCAAATGTGATGGCATCCCAATAAGACTCATATGCAGCCCTGCTTCTTGCATCTGCCCAAAAGACATTTCTCAGACGTCCATCCTCAGCCACATCCATAACATGGAAAAAGTCTGGATCTTTTGATTGCATACGAAGAAAATATTGATAAACAACATGTGCATCTCCAGCACCAAGTTGCAGCCTTCTTTTCTCTTGCATTCCTACATTCCTTTCTACCAAACTCAAGATTTCCATATCCGCCAGCTTCCATAACAAGAGAACCAAAATTCTTGTTCATACGGATTCCTGCTTGATCATTCAATTCTAGCCTTCTCTTTGAATGCAAGTCCAACTTCTTGTGGCATCTAAAAAATCTGGATTTGCTTGGACTTATAGGATGATTGTGGTCAAGCGTAAGAGACGTAATACAAAACTTCTCCTCACGGCGGGAGAAATTACTCTTAGCTAGGCATTGCATCCTTGTCGACGGATTAGGCATAAATGAGTTCTTTTCTGAGCATTGAGTCTTTCCTTGTCTGCTACAAGCGAGAGTAAAATAAGTAACCATGTTATCTTCTCCGTATCTAGTCGTCCTTCTCATCACACCAAAGCCCTTCTTTTTGGCATAACCTTTGTAGAACCTGACAGCATCATCCTCACTATCGAACACCATCCCCTTCCTGGATTCCAATGTCCTGATTGGCTTTACTTGTCGTTCATCCGAAGAATCCCCAATCTCCTCGACGATGAaagcatcttcatcatcttcgtcaagtACTGGTCTATTCTGTTCTGCTACTTCATCCAAATTTAAACCCGGCTCGATTGAGTACCTAAAATTGCCAACAAAAAGATCAGAGATGTTGTATAGTGGGAGGCATATATTTAGTGTGGAACATGTATAGATTGGATTAATCAATGCAATCAGATGTTGTAGTGGGAGGATAATATTAAGTCTGAAACATGTATAGATTGGATCCAATCAATGCAATCAGAGATGTTGTAGTGGGAGAACAATATTATGCGTGGAACATGTATAGATTGGATCCAATCAATGCAAAAAATAAGCCAAGAATTGTACAGACCTCATGTTGTTTGCCCTTCTTATCAACCTTGTGTGTAGTGGCTGCAGATTATCTTGAGCAAGATTGATCTATAAATCAGCAAGAGAGGATCCAGATTTGGGGGAAGGAGGAGGCGTCAAGGTTTTGGAGGTAAGAGGAGAAGACGCCATGGTCATGGAGGGAAGGGGAGAAGGCGTGAAAGGGTTATGGAGGGGGTCAGATCGGGTCTGGGTTTGGGCTGGGTTGGGCTTGACGGTAGCTCTGCCTTTTCTTGAGCGGTTCGTTTCTTGAGCTGACGCTAGCGTGGGGGGAGGTATCGTTCGCAGATCGTGCGAATGTGTCGTGCATGAAGCAATTTCGTTTCGGTAATAAAAGCTTGCCTCTGCTATCCGCTCGCATTTGTTTCTGACTTCTTCGCTGGAGTCTAGTTCCGATAATCCAAT contains:
- the LOC119275186 gene encoding acyl transferase 7-like, which gives rise to MAAVNKSVERLAQRLVAPAEPTPVGPLRLSWLDRYPTQMALIESLHVFKPAPDGGNDAGPARTIERALAQALVHYYPLAGRLGFTDDGGLLHVDCGGDGSGVWFTEAAAACALEDVEYLEHPMMIAKDELLPPTPAQEEERRLVLLVQVTTFACGGFVVGFRFSHAVSDGPGAAQFMAAVGEFARGRSSVEGLAVEPQWGREAIPNPAGAVVGSLPSPAGAKRLEYLAMDISADYINHFKSQYNTEHAGSWCSAFEVLVAKAWQSRTRAAGFEPDSTVHLCFAMNARPLLHASLPRAGAGFYGNCYYIMRVSALAGKVFGSSIPEVVKIIKDGKRRMPSEFARWATGEAGADGGEDPYQITSDYRTLLVSDWTRLGFAEVDYGWGPPAHVVPLTNLDYIATCILVKPWAHKPGARLITQCVTPDRVAAFHEGMLDMN